A genomic segment from Actinoplanes sichuanensis encodes:
- a CDS encoding CDP-alcohol phosphatidyltransferase family protein, which yields MSQQPASSIESSNRIWTLPNAISFLRLLGVPLFLYLLLVTENDVAAVVVLMIGGSTDWVDGYVARRMNSVSRLGELLDPFADRLYIVATLIGFTVREVIPLWLTGALLLREAVLGVVLLILRRHGYGPPPVHYVGKTGTFLLLASFPLILLAKAVPSIDWWVGPVGWGLSWWALGLYWCAAVLYLVQAVRLLRADREGSS from the coding sequence ATGTCGCAGCAACCTGCGTCGTCCATCGAGTCCTCGAATCGGATCTGGACCCTGCCGAACGCGATCAGCTTCCTCCGACTGCTCGGCGTGCCGCTCTTCCTGTACCTGCTGCTCGTCACCGAGAACGACGTCGCCGCGGTCGTCGTGTTGATGATCGGCGGGTCGACCGACTGGGTGGACGGCTATGTCGCCCGCCGGATGAATTCGGTGAGTCGCCTCGGTGAGTTGCTGGACCCGTTCGCGGACCGGCTCTACATCGTGGCGACACTGATCGGGTTCACCGTGCGCGAGGTGATCCCGCTGTGGTTGACCGGCGCGTTGCTGCTGCGTGAGGCGGTCCTCGGGGTGGTGCTGCTGATTCTGCGCCGCCACGGGTATGGTCCGCCGCCGGTGCACTACGTGGGAAAGACCGGGACGTTCCTGCTGCTGGCGTCGTTCCCGCTGATCCTGCTGGCCAAGGCGGTGCCGTCGATCGACTGGTGGGTCGGTCCGGTGGGCTGGGGCCTGTCCTGGTGGGCGCTGGGTCTGTACTGGTGTGCCGCCGTCCTCTACCTGGTCCAGGCGGTGCGGCTGTTGCGCGCCGACCGTGAGGGCTCCTCGTGA
- a CDS encoding DUF881 domain-containing protein: MGGPPDPDGGSGKRRWGPDFLTELFQNPLDPGYADAAARRAKEGPRTGVRRRAAAISAALTLAVIGFLLVIAYRQTLAEEPARTQARSDLIGQVQNRRAETEDLQQRADQLAAEVAALRDRELGGETVARLRDLEAATGVARVRGSGARVTLTDGPTSVDAVTGERRTEAQVKDTDLQLAANALWEAGAEAIMINGQRLTATSRIRQAGEAILVDIRPVGSPYEIVAIGPDDLADDFREGYAGQFFETLSARFGISFETAEADDVTLEAATDLKLRSAEPSIAPVPSGSVNVSSGAGSPAPDSSVTEGGR; the protein is encoded by the coding sequence ATCGGTGGCCCGCCGGATCCGGACGGCGGTTCGGGAAAGCGCCGCTGGGGTCCGGACTTCCTGACCGAGTTGTTCCAGAACCCGTTGGACCCCGGTTATGCCGACGCGGCGGCGAGACGGGCGAAGGAGGGTCCCCGGACCGGTGTGCGGCGGCGGGCCGCGGCGATATCGGCGGCGCTGACCCTGGCGGTGATCGGGTTCCTGCTGGTGATCGCGTACCGGCAGACGCTGGCCGAGGAACCGGCCCGGACCCAGGCGCGCAGCGATCTGATCGGCCAGGTGCAGAACCGGCGGGCGGAGACTGAGGATCTTCAGCAGCGCGCTGATCAGCTGGCCGCCGAGGTGGCGGCGCTGCGTGACCGGGAGCTGGGTGGCGAGACGGTGGCCCGGCTGCGTGACCTGGAGGCGGCCACCGGGGTGGCGCGGGTGCGTGGTTCCGGGGCGCGGGTGACGCTCACCGACGGGCCGACGTCGGTGGACGCGGTGACCGGGGAGCGGCGGACCGAGGCGCAGGTGAAGGACACCGATCTGCAGCTGGCGGCGAACGCGCTGTGGGAGGCCGGGGCCGAGGCCATCATGATCAACGGGCAGCGGCTGACGGCGACGTCGCGGATCCGGCAGGCCGGCGAGGCGATTCTGGTGGACATCCGGCCGGTGGGTTCGCCGTACGAGATCGTCGCGATCGGCCCGGACGATCTCGCCGATGATTTCCGCGAGGGTTATGCGGGTCAGTTCTTCGAGACGTTGTCGGCCCGGTTCGGGATCTCGTTCGAGACCGCTGAGGCCGATGACGTGACGCTGGAGGCGGCGACCGACTTGAAGTTGCGGTCGGCCGAGCCCAGCATCGCGCCCGTTCCGTCGGGCTCCGTGAACGTCTCATCAGGTGCGGGGTCGCCCGCGCCGGACTCGTCAGTGACGGAAGGCGGCCGATGA
- a CDS encoding small basic family protein yields MIAVLALLVGVLLGILFEPSVPPELVPYLPIAVVAALDAVFGGVRAKLDGIFDDKQFVVSFISNVLVSGLIVYVGDQLGVGGQLSTGVVVVLGVRIFGNVAAIRRHLFRA; encoded by the coding sequence ATGATCGCCGTACTCGCCCTGCTCGTCGGTGTCCTGCTGGGCATCCTGTTCGAACCGTCGGTGCCGCCCGAACTGGTGCCGTACCTGCCGATCGCGGTGGTCGCGGCGCTGGACGCGGTGTTCGGCGGGGTCCGGGCCAAGCTGGACGGCATCTTCGACGACAAGCAGTTCGTGGTGTCGTTCATCTCGAACGTTCTCGTGTCGGGCCTGATCGTCTACGTCGGTGACCAGCTGGGTGTGGGTGGTCAGCTGTCGACGGGTGTGGTGGTCGTGCTCGGCGTGCGGATCTTCGGTAACGTCGCGGCGATCCGACGGCACCTCTTCCGGGCATAG
- a CDS encoding DUF881 domain-containing protein, with translation MLLALLGFTLVVQLRSNDADDGLAATRQEDLVRILSDLESEDSRLLAQIQELEQSKQQLNSEVGGREAAVAEAERRSQDLGLLAGTVVGRGPGLDITLSDVGASDVLNTVQELRGAGGEVMQLNGANDKAVRLVASSFFVDASGGGIIADGEHLSGPFHLLVIGPASTMSTALQIPGGVVASAKSDGGSVTMDSRSLVEVTAVRKAAALRYARPVS, from the coding sequence GTGCTGCTGGCGTTGCTCGGTTTCACGCTCGTGGTGCAGTTGCGCAGCAACGACGCGGATGACGGGCTGGCCGCGACGCGGCAGGAGGACCTGGTTCGGATCCTGAGTGATCTGGAGTCGGAGGACAGTCGTCTGCTGGCTCAGATCCAGGAGTTGGAGCAGAGTAAACAGCAGCTGAACTCCGAGGTCGGAGGCCGTGAGGCGGCGGTCGCGGAGGCGGAGCGGCGCAGTCAGGATCTGGGGTTGCTGGCCGGCACGGTGGTGGGTCGCGGTCCGGGTCTGGACATCACGCTGAGCGATGTCGGTGCGTCCGATGTGCTGAACACGGTCCAGGAGCTGCGCGGCGCCGGTGGTGAGGTGATGCAGCTCAACGGGGCGAACGACAAGGCGGTGCGGCTTGTCGCGTCGAGCTTCTTCGTGGATGCGTCGGGTGGTGGCATCATCGCCGACGGTGAGCATCTGAGTGGTCCGTTCCATCTGTTGGTGATCGGGCCGGCGAGCACGATGAGTACGGCGCTGCAGATCCCTGGCGGGGTGGTGGCGTCGGCGAAGAGTGACGGCGGTAGCGTGACCATGGACTCGCGTTCGCTGGTCGAGGTGACCGCGGTGCGGAAGGCGGCAGCCTTGCGATACGCGCGTCCGGTGTCGTGA
- the gcvH gene encoding glycine cleavage system protein GcvH produces the protein MIPEDLRYTAEHEWVAGDGSGPVRVGITHFAQDALGDIVYVQLPDEGTVVQAGDSLGEIESTKSVSEIYAPISGTVVAKNATLTDEPEIINGEPYAAGWLVEIAPDDPASVAALLDAAAYRALTES, from the coding sequence TTGATTCCTGAGGATCTGCGGTACACCGCGGAGCACGAGTGGGTCGCCGGTGACGGCAGTGGGCCCGTGCGGGTGGGTATCACCCATTTCGCGCAGGACGCGCTGGGTGACATCGTGTATGTGCAGTTGCCCGATGAGGGCACGGTGGTGCAGGCGGGTGACTCGCTCGGCGAGATCGAGTCGACCAAGAGCGTCTCGGAGATCTACGCGCCGATCTCCGGCACGGTGGTGGCGAAGAACGCCACGCTGACCGACGAGCCGGAAATCATCAACGGCGAGCCGTATGCGGCGGGTTGGCTGGTGGAGATCGCGCCGGACGATCCGGCGTCGGTGGCCGCGTTGCTGGACGCCGCGGCGTACCGGGCTCTCACCGAAAGCTGA
- the odhI gene encoding oxoglutarate dehydrogenase inhibitor Odhl codes for MTRPDDEFPPLDVTSTLNLGALDEVLEGPETDVVPSRMAGSLPPGMALLVVRRGPNAGARFLLDHDVTTSGRHPDSDIFLDDVTVSRRHAEFHRDGGTFTVRDVGSLNGTYVNRERVEAATLSNGDEVQIGKFRLVFIAGPRPEGEGRA; via the coding sequence ATGACGCGCCCAGACGACGAGTTCCCCCCGCTCGACGTCACGTCCACGCTGAACCTTGGCGCCCTTGACGAGGTGCTGGAGGGACCCGAGACGGACGTGGTTCCGAGCCGGATGGCCGGCTCGCTCCCCCCGGGGATGGCTCTGCTGGTGGTGCGCCGTGGGCCCAATGCCGGCGCCCGCTTCCTCCTCGATCACGATGTGACGACCAGCGGTCGGCACCCGGACAGTGACATCTTCCTCGACGACGTGACCGTGTCGCGTCGCCACGCCGAGTTCCACCGTGACGGCGGGACATTCACGGTTCGTGACGTCGGCTCGCTCAACGGTACGTATGTGAACCGGGAAAGGGTTGAAGCCGCGACGCTCAGCAATGGCGACGAGGTCCAGATCGGCAAGTTCCGTCTGGTGTTCATCGCCGGTCCGCGGCCGGAGGGCGAGGGCCGGGCGTGA
- the ftsR gene encoding transcriptional regulator FtsR yields the protein MSIGEVLAHLRTEFPDTTISKLRFLEAEGLVDPQRTASGYRKYSWNDVARLRFVLTAQRDQYLPLRVIREQLDRMEKEPVVPQRPTLVAVGTQQAKDPADSRIPTADLVERTGVDEALLAELEQIGLVTARPPGWYDADQVIIVEAVVGLTHYGLEVRHLRAFRNAADREVGLFTQLLAPLARQQDPAARARAVETARELQALSQRLHAALVRSGLRGELGR from the coding sequence ATGAGCATCGGGGAGGTGCTGGCCCATCTGCGCACCGAGTTCCCCGACACCACGATCTCGAAGCTGCGGTTCCTGGAGGCGGAGGGTCTGGTCGACCCGCAACGCACCGCCTCCGGGTACCGGAAGTATTCGTGGAACGATGTGGCCCGCTTGCGGTTCGTGCTGACCGCTCAGCGCGACCAGTACCTCCCCTTGCGGGTGATCCGGGAGCAGTTGGACCGGATGGAGAAGGAGCCGGTGGTTCCGCAGCGGCCCACGCTGGTGGCGGTGGGGACGCAGCAGGCCAAGGATCCGGCGGATTCGCGGATCCCGACGGCGGATCTGGTCGAGCGGACCGGTGTCGATGAGGCGCTGCTGGCCGAGCTGGAGCAGATCGGTCTGGTGACGGCTCGTCCGCCCGGGTGGTATGACGCCGATCAGGTGATCATCGTGGAGGCCGTGGTGGGTCTCACCCACTACGGGCTGGAGGTTCGTCACCTGCGTGCGTTCCGCAATGCCGCGGATCGTGAGGTGGGCCTGTTCACACAGTTGCTGGCACCGTTGGCCCGTCAGCAGGACCCGGCGGCTCGGGCGCGTGCCGTGGAGACCGCCCGTGAGCTGCAGGCGCTCTCGCAGCGGCTGCATGCGGCGTTGGTCCGGTCGGGTCTCCGGGGCGAGTTGGGCCGCTGA
- a CDS encoding bifunctional nuclease family protein: MRELSVVGVRVELPSNQPIVLLREVDGDRYLPIWIGAVEATAIAYEQQGVKPARPLTHDLLRDILAALKAPLKAVEITELKDNVFYADLLIGDNLRVSARPSDSIALALRVGAPIRCADQVLTEAGIVIPDEQEDEVEKFREFLDQVRPEDFAG; this comes from the coding sequence GTGCGTGAGCTGAGCGTGGTCGGGGTCCGGGTGGAGCTGCCCAGCAACCAGCCGATCGTGTTGTTGCGGGAGGTGGATGGTGATCGTTACCTCCCGATCTGGATCGGGGCGGTCGAGGCCACCGCGATCGCCTATGAGCAGCAGGGTGTGAAGCCGGCGAGGCCGCTGACCCATGATCTCCTGCGTGACATCCTGGCGGCGCTGAAGGCGCCGTTGAAGGCGGTCGAGATCACCGAGCTGAAAGACAACGTCTTCTACGCCGATCTGCTGATCGGTGACAATCTGCGGGTGTCGGCGCGGCCGAGTGACTCGATCGCGCTGGCGTTGCGGGTGGGTGCGCCGATCCGCTGTGCCGACCAGGTTCTCACCGAGGCGGGGATCGTGATCCCCGACGAGCAGGAGGACGAGGTGGAGAAGTTCCGCGAGTTCCTCGACCAGGTGCGGCCCGAAGACTTCGCCGGGTGA
- a CDS encoding MerR family transcriptional regulator: MHEQPLEGPLVGEDGELGYRGVTACQAVGISYRQLDYWARTTLVVPSVRDASGSGTQRLYSFRDLVVLKVVKRLLDAGVSLQNIRRAIETLRSRGVDDLAEITLISDGTTVYECRSPEEVVDLLQGGQGVFGIAIGGAFKEIQGSLSHLPAEPASGPQPVGAAAVPDENDELAARRARRRAG, from the coding sequence GTGCACGAGCAACCTCTTGAAGGCCCTCTCGTCGGCGAGGACGGCGAGCTCGGGTACCGCGGGGTCACCGCCTGTCAGGCGGTCGGGATCAGCTATCGGCAGCTCGACTACTGGGCGCGGACCACGCTGGTGGTTCCGAGTGTGCGGGATGCTTCCGGTTCCGGTACCCAGCGGCTCTACTCGTTCCGTGACCTGGTCGTTCTGAAGGTGGTCAAGCGCCTGCTGGACGCCGGGGTGTCGTTGCAGAACATCCGTCGGGCGATCGAGACGCTGCGGTCGCGTGGCGTGGACGATCTGGCCGAGATCACGCTGATCTCGGACGGGACGACGGTGTATGAGTGTCGGTCCCCGGAGGAGGTCGTCGACCTGCTGCAGGGCGGCCAGGGGGTGTTCGGCATCGCGATCGGCGGGGCGTTCAAGGAGATCCAGGGTTCGCTGTCGCACCTGCCGGCGGAGCCCGCCTCGGGTCCGCAGCCGGTCGGCGCCGCGGCCGTCCCGGATGAGAACGACGAGTTGGCGGCCCGGCGGGCTCGGCGTCGCGCGGGATAG
- a CDS encoding excinuclease ABC subunit UvrA: MTHIADSHDVIEVRGARENNLRDVSLDIPKRRLTVFTGVSGSGKSSLVFGTIAAESQRMINETYSAFLQSFMGSPARPDVDALHNLSAAIVVDQERMGANARSTLGTATDAYTMLRIIFSRLGEPGAGSALAYSFNAEGMCPNCEGLGKVSSLDLDQLVDRSKSINEGAITVPNFSVDGWYVRGFAESGLFDPDKPVGDFTAAELDDFLYKAPIKIKVNGINTTYEGLVVKVQRMYLTKERESVQPHIRAFIDRAATFAACPDCRGTRLKPAVLESRIDGRNIAECSAMQVSDLAEFLAGITAPAVGPVVANLRQTLDSLVEIGLGYLSLDRESATLSGGEAQRVKMVRHLGSSLTDITYVFDEPTVGLHPHDIQRMNGLLLRLRDKGNTVLVVEHKPETIAIADHVVDIGPGAGPAGGRIQFEGDVAALRASGTLTGRCLGHRVAVKDSVRPHTGQIPIRNASTHNLRDVSVDVPTGVLTVVTGVAGSGKSSLIHGSLPQRAGVIVVDQSAIRGSRRSNPATYTGLLDAVRTAFAKANGVKAALFSANSEGACPNCKGIGLVYVDLAMMAGVAGVCEECEGKRFTAQVLEYRLRGRDISEVLAMPVSEALEFFTEKAARAVLERLNAVGLGYLTLGQPLNTLSGGERQRLKLAVHMGSGAATYLLDEPTSGLHLADVDQLLALLDRLVDTGNTVIVIEHHLAVMAHADWLIDLGPGAGHDGGNVVFTGTPGELVAKSDTLTAQHLRDYIAID, translated from the coding sequence GTGACCCACATCGCAGACAGCCACGATGTCATCGAGGTCCGCGGGGCCCGTGAGAACAACCTGCGGGACGTCTCGCTCGACATCCCGAAGCGGCGGTTGACCGTTTTCACCGGAGTCTCCGGCTCCGGCAAGTCGTCGCTGGTGTTCGGCACCATCGCCGCCGAGTCGCAGCGGATGATCAACGAGACGTATTCGGCCTTCCTCCAGTCGTTCATGGGCAGTCCGGCCCGCCCAGACGTGGACGCTCTGCACAACCTGAGCGCCGCGATCGTCGTCGACCAGGAGCGGATGGGCGCCAACGCCCGGTCCACGCTCGGCACGGCGACTGACGCGTACACCATGCTCCGGATCATTTTCAGTCGTCTCGGCGAGCCGGGTGCCGGCAGCGCGCTCGCCTACTCGTTCAACGCCGAGGGCATGTGCCCGAATTGTGAGGGCCTCGGCAAGGTCTCCAGCCTCGACCTGGACCAGCTCGTCGACCGTTCGAAGTCGATCAACGAGGGCGCGATCACGGTTCCGAACTTCAGCGTCGACGGCTGGTACGTGCGCGGCTTCGCCGAGTCGGGCCTGTTCGACCCGGACAAACCGGTCGGCGACTTCACCGCGGCGGAGCTGGACGACTTCCTCTACAAGGCGCCGATCAAGATCAAGGTCAACGGCATCAACACGACGTACGAGGGACTGGTCGTCAAGGTGCAGCGGATGTACCTGACGAAGGAACGTGAGTCGGTACAGCCCCACATCCGGGCGTTCATCGACCGGGCGGCCACCTTCGCGGCCTGCCCCGACTGTCGCGGCACCCGGCTGAAACCGGCTGTGCTGGAGTCGCGGATCGACGGCCGCAACATCGCCGAGTGCTCGGCCATGCAGGTCAGCGACCTCGCCGAGTTCCTGGCCGGGATCACCGCCCCGGCGGTCGGCCCGGTCGTGGCGAACCTGCGGCAGACCCTGGACTCCCTGGTCGAGATCGGTCTGGGCTACCTGTCGTTGGACCGGGAGTCGGCGACCCTGTCCGGCGGGGAGGCGCAGCGGGTCAAGATGGTCCGGCACCTCGGGTCGAGCCTGACCGACATCACGTACGTGTTCGACGAGCCGACGGTGGGCCTGCACCCGCACGACATCCAGCGGATGAACGGCCTGCTGCTGCGGCTGCGGGACAAGGGCAACACGGTCCTGGTCGTCGAGCACAAGCCGGAGACGATCGCGATCGCCGATCACGTGGTGGACATCGGTCCCGGTGCCGGTCCGGCCGGCGGGCGGATCCAGTTCGAGGGTGATGTCGCGGCGTTGCGGGCCTCGGGCACCCTGACCGGGCGATGCCTGGGCCATCGCGTCGCCGTCAAAGACTCGGTACGGCCGCATACCGGACAAATACCCATCCGGAACGCGTCAACCCATAATCTGCGGGACGTCTCGGTCGACGTGCCGACCGGGGTGCTCACCGTGGTCACCGGGGTCGCCGGATCCGGCAAGAGCTCCCTGATCCACGGTTCGCTGCCGCAGCGTGCCGGCGTCATCGTCGTCGACCAGTCGGCGATCCGCGGGTCCCGGCGCAGCAACCCGGCCACCTACACCGGGCTGCTCGACGCCGTCCGGACCGCCTTCGCCAAGGCCAACGGCGTCAAGGCCGCCCTGTTCAGCGCCAACTCCGAAGGCGCCTGCCCGAACTGCAAAGGCATCGGCCTGGTCTACGTCGACCTGGCGATGATGGCCGGCGTCGCCGGCGTCTGCGAGGAGTGCGAGGGCAAACGCTTCACCGCCCAGGTCCTCGAATACCGGCTGCGCGGCCGCGACATCAGTGAGGTTCTGGCCATGCCGGTCAGCGAGGCCCTGGAATTCTTCACCGAGAAGGCGGCCCGCGCCGTCCTGGAACGCCTCAACGCCGTCGGGCTGGGCTACCTCACCCTCGGCCAGCCGCTCAACACCCTGTCCGGCGGCGAGCGGCAGCGCCTCAAACTCGCCGTCCACATGGGCAGCGGCGCCGCCACCTACCTGCTCGACGAACCCACGAGCGGCCTGCACCTGGCCGACGTCGACCAACTGCTGGCCCTGCTCGACCGGCTCGTCGACACCGGCAACACGGTCATCGTCATCGAACACCACCTGGCCGTGATGGCCCACGCCGACTGGCTCATCGACCTGGGCCCGGGCGCCGGCCACGACGGCGGCAACGTCGTCTTCACCGGCACCCCGGGCGAACTCGTCGCCAAGTCCGACACCCTGACCGCCCAGCACCTGCGCGACTACATCGCCATCGATTAG
- a CDS encoding alpha/beta fold hydrolase, whose translation MSYAEVNGINLYYETHGSGRPLVLLHGGLGSGEMFGASLAVFAENHQVILPDLQGHGRTADIDRPVDYALMADDIAALIDHLGLDRPDVVGFSLGGGVGLQLAIRHPEKVGKLVSTSAGIRRDAFYPDLLAQQAQVNAAAAEFMKETPMYELYARVAPRPEDFPRLLDKIGDTMRRDFDHTDDVRGLRVPTLVMGADADMVPPSHFVEIFALLDGGLRDGGWTGDGRPKGGHALAILPGTTHYDIIDSPLFATTALAFLDEKA comes from the coding sequence ATGAGCTACGCCGAGGTCAACGGGATCAACCTGTACTACGAGACGCACGGCAGCGGCCGGCCACTGGTGCTGCTGCACGGCGGCCTCGGCTCGGGTGAGATGTTCGGTGCGTCCCTGGCCGTGTTCGCCGAGAACCACCAGGTCATCCTGCCCGACCTGCAGGGGCATGGCCGGACCGCGGACATCGACCGGCCGGTGGACTACGCGTTGATGGCCGACGACATCGCGGCGCTGATCGACCACCTGGGTCTGGACCGGCCGGACGTCGTCGGGTTCTCCCTCGGCGGCGGCGTCGGCCTGCAGCTGGCGATCCGCCACCCGGAGAAGGTCGGCAAACTGGTGTCGACGTCGGCCGGGATCCGGCGTGACGCGTTCTACCCGGACCTGCTGGCGCAGCAGGCCCAGGTCAACGCGGCCGCCGCCGAGTTCATGAAGGAGACCCCGATGTACGAGCTGTACGCGCGGGTGGCGCCGCGCCCGGAGGACTTCCCGCGCCTGCTCGACAAGATCGGCGACACCATGCGGCGGGACTTCGACCACACCGACGACGTGCGGGGCCTGCGGGTGCCGACCCTGGTCATGGGGGCCGACGCCGACATGGTGCCGCCGAGCCACTTCGTGGAGATCTTCGCCCTGCTCGACGGCGGCCTCCGGGACGGCGGCTGGACGGGTGACGGCCGGCCCAAGGGCGGGCACGCCCTCGCCATCCTGCCCGGCACCACCCACTACGACATCATCGACTCCCCGCTGTTCGCGACCACGGCCCTGGCCTTCCTGGACGAGAAGGCCTAA
- a CDS encoding sigma-70 family RNA polymerase sigma factor, whose product MSDAVTDTPIEAQLERFRPELIGYCYRMLGSAFEAEDAVQETMIRAWRAHDSFEGRSSLRSWIYRIATNVCLNMAEAAQRRVRPMDLGPAGSGHATDPGAVHPEKIWVGPVPDERILPEGSDPANLIAERESIRLAFVAALQHLPSRQRAVLILREVLAWSAQEVADLLDTSVAGVNSALQRARATLSAATPSAGDTYRPLDAEQRELLARYVKAFEAYDLRALTTLLHEDATLSMPPLALWLRGHDDIRAWMSGTGSGCEGSRLIPVVANGLPAFGQYRAAGSGDGHDPWALIVLEIADGRIAAVNNFLDTARLFPLFGLPPHLPPTDLP is encoded by the coding sequence GTGAGTGACGCGGTGACAGACACACCCATCGAGGCGCAGCTGGAACGGTTCCGGCCCGAGCTGATCGGCTACTGCTACCGGATGCTCGGCTCGGCCTTCGAAGCCGAGGACGCCGTGCAGGAGACCATGATCCGCGCCTGGCGCGCCCACGACAGTTTCGAGGGCCGCTCGTCGCTGCGCTCGTGGATCTACCGGATCGCCACGAACGTGTGCCTCAACATGGCCGAGGCCGCCCAGCGGCGGGTCCGGCCGATGGACCTCGGCCCGGCCGGCTCCGGTCACGCCACCGACCCCGGCGCCGTCCACCCGGAGAAGATCTGGGTCGGCCCGGTCCCCGACGAGCGGATCCTGCCCGAAGGCTCCGACCCGGCCAACCTGATCGCCGAACGCGAGTCGATCCGTCTCGCGTTCGTCGCCGCGCTGCAGCACCTGCCGTCGCGGCAGCGGGCCGTGCTGATCCTGCGGGAGGTGCTGGCCTGGTCGGCGCAGGAGGTCGCCGACCTGCTCGACACGTCGGTGGCCGGCGTCAACAGTGCCCTTCAACGCGCCCGGGCGACCCTGTCGGCCGCCACGCCTTCGGCGGGCGACACCTACCGGCCCCTCGACGCCGAACAGCGCGAGCTTCTGGCCCGCTATGTCAAAGCCTTCGAGGCGTACGACCTGCGCGCCCTCACCACACTGCTGCACGAGGACGCCACCCTGTCGATGCCGCCGCTGGCGCTGTGGCTACGCGGTCACGACGACATCCGCGCGTGGATGTCCGGCACCGGCAGCGGCTGCGAAGGTTCGCGCCTGATCCCGGTCGTCGCCAACGGCCTGCCCGCCTTCGGCCAGTACCGGGCCGCCGGCTCCGGCGACGGCCACGACCCGTGGGCGCTGATCGTCCTGGAGATCGCCGACGGCCGCATCGCCGCCGTCAACAACTTCCTCGACACGGCCCGCCTGTTCCCGCTGTTCGGCCTGCCGCCACACCTGCCCCCGACCGACCTGCCCTGA
- a CDS encoding STAS domain-containing protein: MGVSAVRFVVGPVVARADIPELCARLADLLRGRAGELVECDVGGLAEADVAAVEAVARLRLTARRHGRRLVVVGAGPDLRLLFGLLGLTELLAPDTLPAPETTVRPRPGAAGAGRD, encoded by the coding sequence ATGGGGGTCTCTGCGGTTCGGTTCGTGGTCGGTCCGGTGGTCGCCCGCGCCGACATTCCGGAGCTGTGTGCCCGGCTGGCCGATCTGCTACGCGGGCGGGCCGGTGAGCTGGTCGAATGTGACGTCGGTGGGCTGGCCGAGGCGGATGTGGCGGCGGTCGAGGCGGTGGCCCGGCTGCGGCTGACAGCCCGGCGGCACGGGCGTCGGTTGGTCGTCGTCGGCGCGGGCCCGGATCTGCGGCTGCTGTTCGGGCTGCTCGGCCTCACCGAACTGCTCGCGCCCGACACACTGCCGGCCCCCGAAACGACCGTCCGGCCCCGGCCTGGAGCGGCGGGAGCCGGACGGGACTGA